The Pseudorasbora parva isolate DD20220531a chromosome 21, ASM2467924v1, whole genome shotgun sequence sequence CGATCTCATGGACAATGGTGATCGGTGACACCAAGAAGATGCGGTCAATGCCACTGTCAAAGCCCACGTCGATGTCCATCTGGTCTAGAGGGATAAACTCTCCCTCAGCTGTGGTGCGAGATCTGAGGAGCTGAGCCCGAACGTGGGCCTCTACCAGGTGGCTTTTGCGCAAGTTGCCCACCCTCCACATCAGACACAGCTTGTTGTCCCTCATGGCCACCGTAGCATTGTGGCTGAACACTAGCGTCTCGTTCCTCTTCTTGGGCTTCGCCATCTTAGCCATGACTGCACCGATGATGAAGGCGTCAATGATGCAGCCGACAATGCTCTGAAATACCACCATGAACACCGCGATGGGGCACTCGTCTGTAACATAGCGATAGCCATAGCCGATAGTCGTCTGTGTCTCGATGGAGAAGAGAAAGGCAGCCGTGAAGGTGCTGACGTTGGAGACACATTTGGGACTGCCGTTCTCCAGGTCGCCGTGGAATATTGCGACCAGCCAGAAGATACATCCAAAAAACAGCCACGACAGCAGAAAGGCCAAGCAGAAGATAACGAACATCCATCGCCAGCGAATGTCCACGCACGTGGTGAAGATGTCGGCTAGATAGCGCTGACTCTTCTCGCTGACGTTGATGAACTGCACATTGCAGTGTCCATCTTTCTTGACGAACCTGCTCTGGGTTTGGTGACGGGTGTGAACTTTGCTCTTCCCGTTACCGTACCCATTTGGCACCGCAGCAGTGGCCAACTTCATACCGTCCTCCTCTGATGACACAATGCTGTAGCGGTTGGCCCGCACACTTCCCATCACCTCAGTCTGGGAGGTCTGTGCTGTTTCTGCTTTGGAAAACAGTCTTAGTTTCTGGAAAAAGCGTTGGAGAAACAGTTTTGAAACACTCACGGGGACCAACACAAGCAGGAAATGGTAGGGCTGTTCAGAGCCGGACGCAGGAGGCGTCTCTTTGCTCTAGTTGGACCTTTTGATTGACAGAAAGGGCCAAGGATGGGGCGATCACTCCGTTCTCACCGACTTTGGTGATATCATCGATCAAGTGTCCTatcaaaaacaagaaacaagatacACGTTAACGTTAATTGGCACAGACTTTAAATTCAGCGTTCTCACTGCAGATCTGTTTCAGTCTCAGTTGCTAAATTAACTTAATCACTTAAAATTGACTCTAACAGCACACGTGTCTCTGAGACCAACGTGATGCACATAATTCTCACGCATTCTCATGCAAGTCTCAGCTTGAACTGATAAATTTCTACACTGATTAAATCATAATGTTAACATTTCCCTGTGAATTTAGTATCACATCAAATAATACTAACTTTGATACATGGCATGTGCTTAATCAAAAACCGTATACTTTGAAACTTAAGAGGACCCTGTCCATTCCTTTCAaactgagaagaaaaaaaaaaacagcagtaTTAGCCAACAAAACCAAAATGGTCAAAATAACAGAACCCAAGATGGACTTCTTTAAATTATTAGCTCAGTGAGGCTGTAATAtaaggttttttgttgttgtttgattGTCTTTTCctttctgtttcttttttttttttttttactgatcgCAGTTTATTGATGGTGGCAAAGATACATTTGACTTATTTTTTCTTGGGCAACATCAAATGTTTTACATCATGCCAACTTTAATGACCAACTGCACCAACACTTTCgtcaatttaattaaataaaaaagcacatttgtaattttattaAACACAATGATATTTTACCAAGCAGTGCCCTACATTACTTGATAATGCAGTGCCAAACTGTCAGTTTATGTGCTCTGCCATATAATGTAATTGCCCACAGGACCATTAATAATACCCATTTCACATACTGTGCTAATCAGGGTAGGGGTGAATGGAAAAATTGC is a genomic window containing:
- the kcnj2a gene encoding inward rectifier potassium channel 2a, giving the protein MGSVRANRYSIVSSEEDGMKLATAAVPNGYGNGKSKVHTRHQTQSRFVKKDGHCNVQFINVSEKSQRYLADIFTTCVDIRWRWMFVIFCLAFLLSWLFFGCIFWLVAIFHGDLENGSPKCVSNVSTFTAAFLFSIETQTTIGYGYRYVTDECPIAVFMVVFQSIVGCIIDAFIIGAVMAKMAKPKKRNETLVFSHNATVAMRDNKLCLMWRVGNLRKSHLVEAHVRAQLLRSRTTAEGEFIPLDQMDIDVGFDSGIDRIFLVSPITIVHEIDEDSPFYDMSKQEMDNSDFEIVVILEGMVEATAMTTQCRSSYVASEILWGHRFEPVLFEEKNYYKVDYSRFHKTYEVPSTPLCSARDLAEKKYILSNSNSFCYENEVALSNKEEKEDVNVDSLGPGGTNTDTSSDSDHSQATVPLEPRPLRRESEI